One genomic window of Stigmatopora nigra isolate UIUO_SnigA chromosome 13, RoL_Snig_1.1, whole genome shotgun sequence includes the following:
- the trip11 gene encoding thyroid receptor-interacting protein 11, protein MSSWLGGLGSGLGQVGGSLSSFTGQLSNFTKDMLLEGVEEVGDAATELQLSNSKLADTEAALSSSKFECDRLKKLQAELEEKLEASEIQNKQQSDEYRALLQRKDVEISHLKARQSGLQEDVQNLQRSAQRASASPAPPTVGMASASGASSSFLSRPPASHHGFGGDDMDLGEVIWSQQEINRLSNEVLRMEAELTHWRRVSQASTAEGGANTEKAEILKLQRTVEELRDELIRQVDEHQHQMATLQDVQRQKMSDLIRCHQEELKEYEERIEELEEHLQNAPSSRPPEEIQTAVEAPPSEESAQLRLERDDAREENQALLRNYARLQSSVEELQERVREQEGKALSKVQQEREIQVLRNDLATSQNEVDRLKDLLEQAKTEEEVEHAEILELNTIISKLREENRNLELKKTAHGEADGQSAEDLRVALESREKTLKATQEERDTLLNELEELDRQNQDATQHLISTKDQLKSAEAELVATKEQKKELERHLETQKEQLSQSAYALNDLHVSKQQLEANLHELKNQMTLKEASKKDDGELLDLRRELEKATSEVFQLKMDNGELMEVAGRVEKMAEESMEKDALAQKLKQNVAEVEASHAHIREEAGALGRALEEKERQLAAMKEDNSHLKEELERLRDQHREPAEQDRLILDKMDATKRENGNEKHDLSKAELERLAQGMKEKETQISQLNEENLSLTRELDQLALSREQVGKLSQVVLQKDLEIQALHARVTLSGVQNPNQDVIFLQQQLQAFAVEREQVLAVLNEKTRDNSQLRSDYHRLVDVVASKEAALVKLQQENQRLSHSGDPSGNQEMFKETIQNLSRIIREKDIEIDALTQKCQTLVTVLQSSGGDAAAGGVSSNQFEELLKERDALKQRVKKMEEWKQQVITTVKNMQQESGQLQEELVQLRDQVLADADAGSKMSDDYDQLIQSYQRKERRLGDVTDELATVRQGLVQLNAAKDLLLGRLQIEIPRAQDETDQERGPTVQKNDPIPEGNQAQEVLRLQASLETLQSSVRDKDLLIKSKGDQLNRVTEALRNRESDNEVLKQAVTNLKERALILEMDAQTLKAENERVAAHSREKDSEFRALQETNMQVSMLLREREFELGALRDKAATVEKMLKDKEQGNSGELNQLLNEIKSMQDKAVAFQQERDQVIMALKQKQMESTALQTELQHVRDKEQRLNLELERLRNHLLEMEDSYTREALAAEDRETELRRRVAHLDERLATSSGAVESASQQASMQVEYLQEQLGGVVKQRDDALLQLRTSQEQVKQYAVSLSNLQMVLEQFQQEEKAMYSTELDKLRKEKEAWQKKANKLQDQASSLQINLDEATAALESASRLADQLDLKEEQMEELQRQVDVRQEMLDEAQKKLMNLLNSTEGKIDKALMRNLLQGYFHTPRNKRPDVLRLMGNVLALDQDDMEKMLEEDVAGGVSGWVSSWLGPRSAPRRTPTAAGHHLNTSFSEMFVKFLETESTPSLPPLKLPVLDMAPPGPSRRTASNANNPFLAPRSAAVPLSGKGGSVPPGGHLLMKPISDALPTFTPVPVSAEARGGAVLEDLLKQ, encoded by the exons GGCCCTTTCCTCGTCCAAATTTGAG TGTGACCGGTTGAAAAAGCTCCAGGCCGAGCTGGAAGAAAAACTGGAGGCGTCGGAGATTCAAAACAAGCAGCAGTCGGACGAATACAGGGCGCTTCTACAACGGAAAGAC GTGGAAATCAGTCACCTGAAAGCCCGTCAAAGCGGCCTCCAGGAGGACGTCCAGAATCTCCAACGCTCCGCCCAGCGAGCGTCCGCCAGCCCCGCCCCGCCGACTGTAGGCATGGCGTCCGCCTCTGGGGCTTCTTCCTCCTTCCTATCCCGACCCCCCGCGTCCCACCACGGCTTTGGCGGTGACGACATGGACCTGGGCGAGGTCATCTGGTCCCAGCAGGAGATCAACCGGCTGTCCAATGAGGTGTTGCGGATGGAGGCGGAGCTTACGCACTGGAGGCGTGTGTCTCAG GCATCGACAGCTGAGGGCGGAGCTAACACGGAGAAGGCGGAGATTCTCAAGCTCCAAAGAACAGTGGAG GAGCTCCGTGACGAGCTAATCCGACAAGTGGACGAGCACCAGCACCAAATGGCCACCCTGCAAGACGTCCAACGCCAAAAAATGTCCGACCTCATCCGCTGCCACCAGGAGGAGCTGAAGGAGTACGAGGAGCGAATCGAGGAACTGGAAGAGCACCTTCAGAAcg CTCCCTCATCCCGTCCCCCCGAAGAGATTCAAACCGCCGTAGAGGCTCCTCCCTCTGAGGAGTCTGCCCAACTGCGTTTGGAGAGGGACGACGCCCGGGAGGAGAACCAAGCGCTACTGCGGAACTACGCCCGGCTGCAGTCTTCCGTGGAGGAGCTTCAGGAACGTGTAAGGGAGCAGGAGGGCAAGGCGCTTAGCAAAGTCCAGCAAGAGCGGGAAATCCAAGTCCTGAGGAATGACCTTGCCACCTCCCAAAATGAAGTGGACCGACTTAAAGACCTGCTTGAG CAGGCAAAAACCGAGGAAGAAGTGGAGCATGCTGAGATCTTGGAGCTCAACACTATCATCAGCAAACTAAGAGAAGAGAACCGGAACCTGGAGCTAAAAAAGACCGCCCATGGAGAAGCCGACGGCCAATCGGCGGAAGACCTGAGGGTGGCGCTAGAGAGTCGAGAGAAGACCCTGAAGGCCACGCAAGAGGAACGCGACACCCTGTTGAATGAGCTAGAGGAGCTGGACCGACAAAATCAGGACGCCACGCAG cATCTGATCTCCACCAAAGATCAGCTCAAGAGTGCCGAAGCCGAACTCGTGGCCACCAAAGAACAGAAAAAAGAACTGGAGCGCCACCTGGAGACTCAGAAAGAGCAACTAAGCCAGAGTGCCTATGCCCTCAATGACCTCCACGTGAGCAAGCAACAGTTGGAGGCCAACCTCCATGAGTTGAAGAACCAAATGACCCTTAAAGAAGCCTCGAAGAAGGATGACGGAGAACTTTTGGACCTCCGACGGGAGCTGGAGAAAGCCACGTCAGAGGTCTTTCAGCTCAAGATGGACAATGGGGAGTTGATGGAGGTTGCCGGAAGAGTGGAGAAGATGGCAGAGGAAAGCATGGAGAAGGACGCCTTGGCCCAGAAGCTGAAACAAAACGTGGCCGAGGTAGAGGCTAGCCACGCCCACATCCGAGAAGAAGCCGGAGCGCTTGGACGGGCGTTGGAGGAGAAGGAGCGCCAACTTGCAGCCATGAAGGAGGACAACAGCCACTTGAAGGAGGAGCTGGAACGTCTGCGAGATCAGCATCGGGAACCGGCCGAACAGGACCGGCTCATCCTAGACAAGATGGACGCCACGAAGCGAGAAAACGGCAACGAGAAGCACGACCTCTCCAAGGCGGAACTGGAACGGCTAGCCCAGGGTATGAAGGAGAAGGAGACGCAGATTAGCCAGCTCAATGAGGAGAACTTGTCCCTGACCAGGGAGTTGGACCAGTTAGCTCTATCTCGTGAGCAGGTGGGGAAGTTGTCCCAGGTGGTCCTCCAGAAGGATCTGGAAATCCAGGCGCTTCATGCAAGAGTCACATTGAGCGGAGTCCAAAACCCAAATCAGGATGTCATCTTCCTGCAACAGCAACTCCAGGCCTTCGCCGTGGAGAGGGAGCAGGTCCTGGCCGTGCTCAACGAGAAGACCCGGGACAATAGCCAGCTCCGTTCCGACTACCACCGCCTGGTGGACGTGGTAGCCAGCAAGGAGGCGGCGCTCGTCAAACTCCAGCAGGAGAACCAGCGCCTCTCCCACTCTGGTGACCCTTCGGGCAACCAGGAGATGTTCAAGGAGACCATCCAGAACCTCTCGCGCATCATCCGCGAGAAGGACATCGAGATCGACGCCCTGACGCAAAAGTGCCAGACGCTGGTGACCGTGTTGCAGTCGTCGGGCGGagacgccgccgccggcggGGTCAGCAGCAACCAGTTCGAGGAACTACTCAAGGAACGCGACGCCCTCAAGCAACGGGTCAAGAAGATGGAGGAGTGGAAGCAGCAGGTCATCACCACCGTCAAGAACATGCAGCAGGAGTCCGGACAGCTCCAGGAGGAGCTGGTTCAACTCCGAGACCAGGTCTTGGCAGACGCCGACGCCGGATCCAAGATGTCCGACGACTACGACCAGCTGATCCAGAGCTACCAGCGCAAGGAACGACGATTGGGCGACGTCACCGACGAGCTGGCTACGGTCCGCCAAGGCCTGGTTCAGCTCAATGCCGCCAAGGATCTCCTCCTGGGTCGCCTTCAGATCGAGATTCCACGAGCTCAAGACGAGACGGACCAGGAGAGGGGGCCAACGGTCCAGAAGAACGACCCCATCCCCGAGGGGAACCAAGCCCAGGAGGTCCTTAGACTCCAAGCTAGCCTGGAGACCCTGCAGAGCTCAGTCCGGGACAAAGACCTTCTCATCAAGAGCAAAGGGGACCAGCTGAACCGCGTCACCGAAGCGCTGCGCAACCGCGAGAGCGACAATGAGGTTCTCAAGCAGGCCGTCACCAACTTGAAGGAACGAGCCCTCATCCTGGAGATGGACGCCCAGACCCTGAAGGCCGAGAACGAACGGGTGGCGGCGCACTCGCGCGAGAAGGACTCGGAGTTCCGGGCGCTCCAGGAGACCAACATGCAGGTGTCCATGTTGCTAAGGGAGCGGGAGTTTGAACTCGGCGCACTGAGGGACAAAGCCGCCACGGTGGAGAAGATGCTCAAAGACAAAGAACAG GGTAATTCCGGAGAACTCAATCAACTCCTGAACGAAATCAAGTCCATGCAGGACAAAGCGGTGGCCTTCCAGCAGGAACGCGACCAAGTGATCATGGCCCTCAAGCAGAAACAAATGGAGTCCACCGCTTTACAAACCGAG CTCCAGCACGTCCGCGACAAGGAACAGCGCCTCAACCTGGAACTGGAGAGGCTCCGCAACCACCTCCTGGAGATGGAAGACTCGTACACCAGGGAGGCCCTGGCCGCCGAGGACCGCGAGACGGAGCTTCGGCGACGCGTGGCCCACCTGGACGAGCGGCTGGCCACGTCCTCCGGCGCCGTGGAGAGTGCCAG TCAGCAAGCCAGCATGCAAGTGGAGTATCTGCAGGAGCAGCTGGGGGGCGTGGTCAAGCAGCGGGATGACGCCCTCCTACAGCTCAGGACCTCACAGGAGCAGGTCAAGCAGTATGCAGTTTCACTCTCTAACCTGCAGATGGTGCTAGAGCAGTTTCAACAAG AGGAGAAAGCCATGTACTCAACCGAACTGGACAAGCTAAGAAAGGAGAAAGAGGCGTGGCAAAAGAAGGCAAACAAGCTGCAAGATCAGGCCTCGTCCCTTCAG ATCAACTTGGACGAAGCCACCGCCGCTCTGGAATCGGCGTCTCGCCTGGCCGACCAGCTGGACCTCAAGGAAGAGCAGATGGAGGAACTCCAGCGACAAG tgGACGTCAGGCAAGAGATGTTGGACGAGGCCCAGAAGAAACTCATGAACCTGTTGAACAGCACCGAAGGCAAAATTGACAA GGCCCTGATGCGTAATTTGCTCCAAGGCTACTTCCACACGCCCCGAAACAAGCGCCCGGACGTGCTGAGGCTCATGGGTAATGTTCTGGCTCTGGACCAAGACGACATGGAAAAG ATGCTGGAGGAGGACGTAGCGGGCGGCGTTAGCGGCTGGGTGTCGAGCTGGCTCGGCCCCCGCAGCGCTCCTCGGCGGACCCCCACCGCCGCCGGACACCACCTCAACACG TCTTTCTCGGAGATGTTCGTCAAGTTCCTGGAAACGGAATCCACGCCGTCGCTCCCCCCGCTCAAGCTCCCCGTCCTGGATATGGCGCCCCCGGGGCCCTCCAGGAGAACGGCCAGCAACGCCAACAACCCCTTCCTGGCCCCGCGCTCGGCCGCCGTACCCCTCTCGGGGAAGGGCGGCTCCGTCCCCCCCGGCGGACACCTGCTGATGAAACCCATCTCGGACGCTCTGCCCACTTTCACCCCCGTGCCCGTTTCGGCCGAGGCCCGAGGGGGCGCCGTTTTGGAGGACCTACTCAAGCAGTAA